The Oncorhynchus nerka isolate Pitt River unplaced genomic scaffold, Oner_Uvic_2.0 unplaced_scaffold_687, whole genome shotgun sequence genome includes the window tttcagaactgtgatcttaattgcctaccgtaaGTCGTTAGTGTCTTGACGACCTTTCCACAGGTCCATTCATTGTTtacggttcattgaacaagcatggaaaacagtgtttaaaccctttacaatgaagatctgtgaactTATTTGGATTtgtactaattatctttgaaagacagaatcctgaaaaagggacgtttcttttttttgctgagtttatatttctTCAAAAGCGTAGCATTTATAATCCAGATTTACTGTTGCTATCTAATGTTCGTAACCTTTCTCCCTCAGTTTAATCCTGTCTCTGGAAGCCAAACTGAACCTGCTGCATAACTACATGAACGTAACATGGATCAGGATACCATCTGAGACCAgggtacctctctctctttctcttccacattGATTGGCTAATGCCAGCAAATAATTGTTGTGAATGAATTTGATAGGTTGTTCTGCATTCGTGTTGTACTGCCAGCTCCCCATTGATTGGCTAATGCCAGCAAATAGTTGTTGTGAATAGATTTGATAGGTTGTTCTGCATCCGTGTTGTACTGCCAGCTCCCCAGCACCTTACTGTACAAGGAATAAAGCAAACTACGATTTGATGTCATAGTCTTGAAATGGAGTAGATTAGACAGGTCAACATCATTTACTGATGgtgcttcctctccctcccctctctctctctccaggctcccTGGCCCAGCCGGAGTCTCCCACGGCGTCCCACGGGGGCGACGACGTCCAGTCTCTAGCCGACTCCATGGACTCCGACCGAGACTCCGTCTGCAGCAACTCCAACGTCAACAACGGCAAGGTCTCTGCAAAGGACAAGGACAAGGATCCCAAGGAGAAGACGGAGAGGCAGCAACAGCGTAAAGACAAGGACAAGACCAGGACGGACTCTGTGGCCAACAAGCTAGGCAGCTTCAGCAAAACACTTGGTATCAAGCTGAAGAAGAACATGGGAGGTCTGGGAGGGCTGGTCCACGGAAAGATCAACCGCTCCAACTCTGGAGGCAACGGCCGGAACAACGGAGGAATGGGGGGCGGCAACGGAGGAGGGGGGGGCGGCGGCaatggaggagggacagagaataacgtagagaagaagaaggagaaaaaGGAAGGAAAAGCCcggaaggatggaggaggaggagagaaggagggccAGTCTGCGAGTACGTCCTTCTCCTCGGACAAGACCACCAGCCCGTCTCCCACCGAGCGTCCCCCAGGCGTGCCCTCTCCTCCCGGGGaacgggacagggacagggggggTCTCCTGGCCAGGCTGGTGGGGGACAAGGCCCTGTCGGAGCACTGGAAGTACAGCACAGACGTCAAGCTGAGCCTCAACATACTGAGAGCCGCCATGCAGGGCGAGAGGAAGTTCATCTTCGCCGGCCTTCTCCTCACCTCCCATCGCCACCAGTTCCACGAGGAGATGATCTCCTTCTACCTGACCTCCGCTCAGGAGCGCTTCTCTGCCGAGCAGGAGAccaggaggaaggaaggagagaagaaaccTGCAGCAAACTCTACAACCACGACTACTATGACCAACGGGCCCTCCAACGCCCTGAAGAAACCAGAGCAGGAGAGCGCCCCtcaccgggagagagagagggagaaggaaagagagagagaaaaggagagggagagagagagggagagagaggggagagagagagggagagagagagaaagggagagagagaaggagagagagagggagagagagagggagagagagagagaaagggagagagagagggagcgagacacccgcacccctcctcctcctccctcctgccctcctcctcctactcccctTCCCCAGGACTTCATCTCTTCCCCAGCCAGACACCACCAAAGCCATACCCCTCACACCCCCCCACAGATTGCCCTGAAGATGCAGGGCCGCCACAGCCCCTCCCCCAACTCCTCCCCCAGCAACGGTGCTACCAGGAGACCGGGGTCCGTCCCCCCTGTCCCCAGGCCCGTCCCAACTACAGTCCCAGTGTCAGCCCACTACAGCCATACCCCTCCCATCCAGAGGTCCAGTATCATCCAGCTGAGAGACGTCAACCTCCAGGCCCTCCAGGCACCCAGCTTCCAGCCGGAcgacccccagcccagctacaaGCCTCCTCTGGTGGGCACCCTGAAGACCTGTGCCACTTACCCCCAGCAGAACCGCTCTCTGTCCTCCCAGAGCTACTCTCCAGCCCGCCTGTCTGGGGTCCGTTTGGGCGCCGGGGTCAACCACACCCACCCGGGGGTCCCAGGCACCACGGAGCCCTACAACATGCCTGGGGAGCACAAGTCCCATACCTATACCAACGGCTTCAACGCTAGCCACATACAGGACTGTCTGGAGTTCGCCGACGCCGACGTAACTCAGACCTGGGGGAGCAGTAGGGTCACCAGGACGGGTTCGGGGGTCCGACAAGGTCAAAAGTCAGATCGGTAGCGCCGGTGGGGTTGCCTGGTGTACTGCCTGCAGCAGAGGAGATGCAAGAGGGAGAAGTGCTCCTTCTACGGTCGCCCGGAGACAGATAACTACTGTTCCTACTGCTTCAAGGAGGATCTGAAACACAAGGAGAGGGAGGCCAAGGCTCTCAGTAGGCCTGGGTAGCCCCTGGTAGCGCCAGCCAGAGGTGCTGCTACTCTATAGCCTGGTGTGCTATCTATCGCACGACAGGTACTGCAAACCCCAGCTGCTGACAACgcaacacaacagacagacagacagaactgtgtCCATAGAGAAGGCGATAGAGCAGGTTCTACTCAATAGACTGTCTGTGGCCGTTGggacatccagacagacagacagacagacagacatgctcaGAGCCTGTTGATCGCCTGCTCTGTTTGAAACGTTTGATTCCTGTCACTTCTTCTGTctcagtgtacagtacaggaggCTACTGTAAAGGACACAACTACTTGATGACAAGAAGGGTAGATCTCTGTCCACTTAACATCTTTGGCCAGCAGGAATTTATAACTTTGTTCGTTAAAAAAAATTGGTTCAACTTCAATTTTTGGTTAGTATTATGGAGAAATGTCTTGTGTTTTTTGCCCACAACTTGAATGGCAAACTAAGATATAATTTCAGGCAGATACAGTACACATAAAAATAGCAATTGCATTTTGTTGTGCAGTGGTTCAAACGTAAACTTAAATCGAACATCTAACTAAAAACGTACTGTTTTGATCTTAAAATCTTCAACCAACTTTAAAAACAAACTTCTCAAAGCAATACGTTAGTAACTTCAacgtttttgttttatttttaatcaaTAATTGTCCTAATGGCAACTCACTGTGAACCCTTTCTGTTGTCTATGCAACTCATGTTGGCTTCAGTAGAGAGTtcaaatctgttgtctaggcaacTCATGTTGGCTTCAGTAGAGAGTtcaaatctgttgtctaggcaacTCATGTTGGCTTCAGTAGAGAGTtcaaatctgttgtctaggcaacTCATGTTGGCTTCAGTAGAGAGTtcaaatctgttgtctaggcaacTCATGTTGGCTTCAGTAGAGAGTtcaaatctgttgtctaggcaacTCATGTTGGCTTCAGTAGAGAGTtcaaatctgttgtctaggcaacTCATGTTGGCTTCAGTAGAGAGTTCAAATCCTCTGGTGCAGCTGAAAGACAATAGACGACAACAGGCCGGATATTCAGTCAACTGCAAACAAACCCACACCAAGGACAATAACCGTTTCGTGTGGTGAAAACGGCACTTTGTAAGTTAAATTTGCCGTGTGCCCTCCTCACATTGATTACC containing:
- the LOC135571215 gene encoding LOW QUALITY PROTEIN: OTU domain-containing protein 7A-like (The sequence of the model RefSeq protein was modified relative to this genomic sequence to represent the inferred CDS: inserted 1 base in 1 codon; substituted 1 base at 1 genomic stop codon): MTLDMDAVLSDFIRSTGAEPGLARDLLEGKNWDLSAALSDYEQLRQVHTVNLPTVFNEGRYYRQPDHDTPQHLSKVERPGVQRQEDNMQEKRLSRGISHASSAIVSLARFHVASECISEQFPLEMPIYTFQLPDLSVYSEDFRTFIEKDLIEQSTMMALEQAGRLNWWATMCTSXKRLLPLATTGDGNCLLHAASLGMWGFHDRDLVLRKSLYGMMKSGAEREALKRRWRWQQTQQNKESGLVYTEEEWEREWNELLKLASSEPRTHSSKNNNNTVGVDNSEDPVYESLEEFHVFVLAHVLRRPIIVVADTMLRDSGGEAFAPIPFGGLYLPLEVPPNLCHCSPLVLAYDQAHFSALVSMEQKDQHQEQAVIPLTDSEHKLLSLHFATDPGKDWEWSRDHNDNIKLANLILSLEAKLNLLHNYMNVTWIRIPSETRVPLAQPESPTASHGGDDVQSLADSMDSDRDSVCSNSNVNNGKVSAKDKDKDPKEKTERQQQRKDKDKTRTDSVANKLGSFSKTLGIKLKKNMGGLGGLVHGKINRSNSGGNGRNNGGMGGGNGGGGGGGNGGGTENNVEKKKEKKEGKARKDGGGGEKEGQSASTSFSSDKTTSPSPTERPPGVPSPPGERDRDRGGLLARLVGDKALSEHWKYSTDVKLSLNILRAAMQGERKFIFAGLLLTSHRHQFHEEMISFYLTSAQERFSAEQETRRKEGEKKPAANSTTTTTMTNGPSNALKKPEQESRERDTRTPPPPPSCPPPPTPLPQDFISSPARHHQSHTPHTPPQIALKMQGRHSPSPNSSPSNGATRRPGSVPPVPRPVPTTVPVSAHYSHTPPIQRSSIIQLRDVNLQALQAPSFQPDDPQPSYKPPLVGTLKTCATYPQQNRSLSSQSYSPARLSGVRLGAGVNHTHPGVPGTTEPYNMPGEHKSHTYTNGFNASHIQDCLEFADADVTQTWGSSRVTRTGSGVRQGQKSDRXRRWGCLVYCLQQRRCKREKCSFYGRPETDNYCSYCFKEDLKHKEREAKALSRPG